TAAGAGAGGTATTCTTTGTTCTCATGCAACATGCTCAAAATATTAGTTGCAAGcacaatatcatcaacatataagactaaaaacataaACTTACTCCAACTGATCTTTCCGGATATACATTTATCAactagattttcttcaaactcGAGAGGTAATGGTATCTTTGAACTTCATATTACCATTTCTTTGAGGCTTGTTTCAGTCCATATATTGATTTATTGAGTTTACACATCATATGACCATTCCCTTcataaaaattgttttcaagACATTTTCTTCTTCAAGACTATTTTCATATCCATCTGGTGTAACTCTAAGTCATAATGAGCCACCAGTACCCTGGTAATATGCAATGAGTCTTTctataagaaaaaagaaatgttTCTTTATAATCAACACCATCCTTTTGAGTATATCCTTTAACAACATGTTGAACTTTATATCGTTCGATATTTCCATTTGAGTCACTCTTGGTCTTAAAGACCCACTTACAAACAACTCGTTTAGCACCTTTTGGAAATTCAATGATTTTCCGAACTTTACTTTCTTGTATGAATTTTAACTCATCTTTCATGGCATCAATCCATTTCTCTAACTCAACACTGTCTATGACTTGTGAAAATGAAATTGGATCTTCATTGAGTCCAATGTTCGACTATGGTGAATAAATATCATAATAGCTAGAAATaactatttttctttctctttgagATCTTCTCAAAGGAGCCTCTTGAGACTCATTTTGTTCATACCTTTGTGATTTAGTCTCTTCATTGAGcgtgttatcattaaaattctATTCATTGTTGTTCGAATTTTATATAACAATATTTGGAATGATTGTCGATAAAGGAAGACTTATAGGTAAAGTAATATTTACCTTAACTTCTTTTAGACTTCTCTAAGTAACCAATAAAAGATATACCCTTTAGACTTCTCAAAGTAACTAATAGAGTAACAATTTATTGTTCGTGAgtctaatttctttttatgcGGATTATATACTTACTTCTACCGGACAACCCCAAATGTGCAGGTGCCTTAAACTTGATTTCCTGTTTGTCCACAACTAAAAAAGAGTTTTAGGAACTGCCTAGCTAGAAATTCTATTTAATAAACACATAGCAACTTTTAATTCATACATCCATACAAAAATTGGCAATAAGGTGTTGTTAATCATACTCCTAACCATATCTATTAATGTTTGATTATGGCTTTCTGTCATACCATTTTTGCGTGGTGTGTATGGATATTGTGCCTTTCAAGACACTTTTCAAATGGCTTTAGAGATTGTCCAATTTCATCATGTTTTTCATAAAATTCACTACCTTTATCAGATCTTACGACTTTCACTTTCTTTTCTAATTGTATTTCGACTTCATTGATATACATCTCAAAAGCATCAATTGCTTGAGACTTTTCTATAAGCAAATCGACATATCCACAATGCGAAAAGTCATCAAATAAAggtgataaaatatttttctccatCAAGACATGAAGTTTCAAAAGGTCCACATATATGAGTGTGTATAATTTCAAGTTGGTTGTTTCTTGTGGCAACTTTCTTGTTATGTCTGGTATACTTTCCTTTAATGCAATCCACACATAACATAAGCtcattaaaatctaaattttggagaatCTCATTTTCTTGGATATATGAGTGTGTATAATTTTAAGTTGGTTGTTTCTTGTGGCAAGTTTCTTGTTATGTGTggtataattttctttaatgcAATCCACACATAATCTAAACTtattaaaatctaatttttttagaacCTCATTTTCTTGGATACATGACCAAAGCATTTATGCTGCAAGTATGCAAAACGTTCATTAAATATGTTACTTTTAATTCTAGTACTTTGATACTCAAAAAGCAATGACTcataaaattgattatgaaGTTTCAATCTTTATAAATCATCAGTAATATAACAAGAACCAataagtttattattattacataaattaaaacaacCATGCCCAccataaaattcaaaatcataACTGTCCAACTTTCAAGAGAAACACAACTCCTAGACGTTGAAGGTACATAAAGAGTCTTTATTAGATCTAAATGATAGTTAGTATCCAAAATAAAGCGATAAGTCCCTATGCTTTCAATTGGAGCTTTATTATGGTTTTCCATTTAGAGAAATATCTTACTTTGACTTGTGATTTCGAGCATAAGGAATCCCTACATCATATTAGATGCATGAGTAGTAGCACCAGAGTCAAGCCACTAGCATTATCTAAGTTTGATTCAAAAGTGTATACATATGTTTTACACAAACCTTTCTTCTCCAACCAAACCTTACGTTTTGGACAATATTTTTAGAATTGTCATACTTTAGCACACATATGACATTTGTTTTGATGCTTAGCATGTCCCTTTTTCTTAAAGTTATGGGCTTCAATTATTTTCTAGCTCCATGAACTAGGTTGActttgaaggtgcaaacacgagaagggggttgaattgtgtttgtcaaagttgataatttattaaaaaaatcgtTCGGTTTTGGTAACTTACTTGGAGTGGAAGCAATTGTATTCAGAGGCAACAAACAacgaaagcataaataatttaacaaatagacttattctggttcaccactaacttgactaTATTCAGTCATCTCATTTAAaagactttaatccactaattcaaatacattgaattacaaagcacctgaccctccaaacCAGTCTTCTGAAACAGTTCGACAATCccatacttttgaggaactaacaaCTTtcaccctacaagtcaagtcttctcctaacaacctgataATCTCAGATTGAAGaatgaactaaaccactatcaaGTTGAAAGTAAAtgattggaactttaagtgtttccttctaacaaagctgataataataataataataataataataataataataataataataataataataataataataactctaacactctaagaaaaaaaatagttagaaaatatttttgaattaaacaagtgtttctctttatgatctctaaaaataactttggaattttgagctttGAGTTCTTCTCCTATTTTTTGATTTTCAATTATCTTCTTTTTCAGCATTGAGTATCTATTTACAGATAAAATTATGACTTTAATTTAGTCCATGTGTTAATTCTGAACTGTATCTTCATTCATAGCTTGGTCatcaatgatcttattcaaaaatagttctgaagaaaatgtttttaaaaaatatgtattttagtcaattatttatttatgaatctAATATGAGCagttattttagatttattatgtttgtattttattcatattgagtttgtaaattctttagattgattccgttcatattttgttgtgaataaaacttgatcaaatcttcatcAAATCTTGATTGTATCTTCTTTTTCAACttagtcaaagattttcttcaattataaatctgaatcaaatcttattttagattttattcaattataaatttgaatcaaatcatattttagattttcttcaattacaaatgtgaatcaaatcttattaatctaatatttttatacataaaatacTCACCATTGCCTTGTTGAATGATTGAAATTTCAGATCTTTCATAACACATTTAGATGACTGAAGCGAGGTTTGATTAGAAGGCCACAATTTGTGGATTGTGAACCTTCCATGTGGTATTGTAGAACAATGGCTACTCCTTAAGAACGTTGGTGGCCATTGTTCCGCTATTTTAAAAAACTGATACGAAGTGATAAATGGAGGTGGAAAGGTAAAACATATGAACAATATCATAACAACTACTCTAAAATCTTTGTTTTGCAATCCGTTCTAATCTCGATTTTAGGGTTGTTAACAAAAGTCTCTCTCTTGTTCATCTTTCATATCCCATCCTTCGAACAAACAAACCTACATGATGATATAATGTCACATTTATTCTTGTTCACATAATGTTTTCTAACTCTGAAATCAACATGTGTATAAGTCAAAATTGATAAGCTACATCTATTTTGTCAAATTTCATACCCTTTTTCCAATCAACATTTGAAGATGTGATGTTTGATCAAACTACTCAACGAAGTAACctaaaaatttattagaaatacttaaatgaataaaaaactaTCGAATATTGAATAACTATCTGTAACtctaatttttagttaaaaaaatgtgttgttttgttttagtaatatcacaatttcaaaGCAAAAGAAAAAGTGCTACTCAATTTAAAATAGCTCTACAGAAACCATTTAGAATAACTAATAACATTATATTtcattgttttataaaaaaaaataatgcaaccaacataaaatctaacAGTCCCCAACTCTATTACTCAGTGAAtagaaaaaatttcaatcatatttgtggaaaaaaaaatattaaatggaGTTATTTTATTATCCAAATGTGAAGAAGCAGTAAGTAGATTGACGGCGGCATCGTAGGGTCGACGGCAGTGTGGAGGACGACGACACATTGAAGAAGATTCGTGGAAGTGAAAAACTTGTGTATGTTTTtaagctttttaaaaaaaataaatttaagtatTGAACACATGGCTTAATATGAAGCGAGCAATATATCATACTGATGAGATTGCACCAAAGGCAGGAGTTACCACCTTAAAGGTAGGCAATCCAATTCCACTTACTGGACGTTTTATGTCAGAAAAAGATACTTGCCTCAATACATTTGAAAACTATGATTTGATTGTTCAGACAATATAAGAATAACAATAgcaagtataaaaaataaacgaaCTGTTGAAATAGAAGAACGATAAGTGTATTCATTTTTTTGAACTGAAAGGTGGATCCATGTTTcaattttgaaagtttaaaaTTATGGAAAATCAAAGCAATAAAAGTAAGGAAGAATCGCACACGATTGTCACTTTCAATCCATTGGGGGAGATTGATGAGGAAAATCAATTGGGTATGGAAGAAATAAGTGGTAAAAACTAGTCTTGTTACTTCAAACTACCGAATTTAAATCTCCTTAATTAATTATCAGCATCTATCCAAGCCTTCccaagcaacaaaaaaaaatggagCTCTAAAATAAGTTTGAACAGTGATTCCAAAATGTAAAGCTGTTGGCAAAACTtccatattattataaaatcacTAATCAGCACACTAACAGTTTACTCAAGCCCCCAATCACCACCACAGGGTCAGTACCAGAAACACATTCATCTCCCACAAATGGGATTGTTTTCCGTATCGTTAGATTTACTGGAATGCTCCCTTTGCCTGCAAACCACAAACATGAGGCTGTATTAGCTACTCAAACATCTCAAAATAgtagttaaaataattaaactcgTACATTTCTTGGATCTACAAATTACCACAACTTTTGCTGCATTTAGATCTGACAGAAAATAGTTTAACACGCGGCGTGCAAATATAAAAGTAATGTGCAACTACCATTACTGTAAAATATTCCTTACAACACCAAAAGAAAAAGACTTGCTACCTGTATTGGTGCTTTCCTTTTCTACGCAAACGGCAGCATAATGAGAACCAAGCAACTCTAGAAGCACAAAATGCCAATTGCTTGAAAGATTGTTCAGCTCACCAAAAGGCTCAACAGTAATTTCAGCTTCCTGTCAGCAAAATAAACTGTTGATGCAGACAAATACAAACTAATAAAGCAAGGATTTGTAGACTATACAGAAATTTCTGCTTGAATATGTTCTTATGACAGTAATTCATTAACATATAATATCGAACAAACCTTGTAAAAAACATACCTTAGAAATCCCATGAGGTGGAACATGGATGCCTCCTTTCATATGGTCTCTCAATCCAACAGTGAAAGTATTAAAAGGTGATGCTGAGAAACCCCTTCCTAGTGCTTTTACATATGCCTCCTATAAATGGGAAATGTCTTTGTAAGTGAAGCTGCAGAACGGCAAAAAAAGATAGGTTGAATTTTCAACCTACTTAAGCTCCCTCATCACATTATGCTCATAACTATCATAAAATAGATACGTATAAAAGGAAATTTATGCTTACTCTCTATACTTGATTGGTCGCACAAATACTTTTCACAAAAATAAGGAACTTGTACATAAAACAAAGGACTACTTAAACTAGAGCTAACAAAGGGGAAAATAAATGATGCAAAGCtaaacaaaagaaacaatgtgGTCAATCACGGATCAGAAAAATAGTGGTTTGTTCAACTTCCACTACGCTACGGTGCTACAACACAGCTATGACCgctatttgaaaatatttggtACAAAATGGCGTATTGCAGAACAAAAACGGTTAGTTCAAATTCCACTGCGTTACAGCACCACTATTCTACAAAACTGAGAAATAGTCAAATTTTGTCTAGATAATAGTTCAAAGAGTTTCATTTGTTTCTCACCCAACTCCTAACTGAGTAGTAAAAATCAAACCACGTTCAATAATTTGACTAACCTTCAAAGtccataattttataaattcctGACGCTGAAGCTCAGGGTCTACAATTTGTGTCAACATTTCTAGTTCATGTGGAGAAAAGTATCGacgtgcaaaggctaaaatgtCATTCTTTAACCTCCTTTGCTTCTCTTCGACATCAATACCAATCTACAATGAGAAAACGAGTTAAATCTGTTCAAAGCCAACAGCCGTGAGCAAGAAAAATGACCACTAAAATAAAAAGTCTTAAAAACTAGAACAGTAATTCTATATACATACCGGTGAGCCCACAGTTACTCCACATGCTATCAAAGAAGAAGTGTGCGAGATATTAAAATGTAGTGGTGGTAAGCTCCAATCATCAGCATATTGGCAATCCACCTATTCAAATATGctactaaatttttttagtgtttACAAGAAAACTAAATGAACAATACATTTCAATTAAGCAAGAAGGTGCAATCATACAAAAGTTACAgagtaataaattaacaatagaAAAACACACCTCAGGCTTGCCATGATCGTTCTTCCTAAACTTCCAGGATTTTGGATCAACATGACAATTTGTCTGGTCTAGCagtaaaaaataatgtttagaTACATGACCTCTATCATGATATAGAAAGAATCAGAACCAAATGAAGCAAGAACATGATTAATATACAGATAACAGATGTTCCACCAAACAAGTAGGCTATATGCCTATTCAGTTAgaacataatcaaattatgtTACAGTTGTAAAGGTTAAGAGTTACATAATGCGGTTTATTCCAGAAGAAAAGGGAAACAATGTTGACAGACAGGTCCGATTCTCACAATTGCCACTGAGGTACCAGACATTGGTATATAAGTGTATGGATTTTGCATTAAATATATGAGAACTTCAAAACTTACATCTTGACAATGTAGTGCGAACCAATGCACGAGATAGGAGGGCACTTTTCTTCAGTTCCTCCCCACGCATGCGAAGTATATTTTCTTTCTCACAAGGtgttaatatttcaaaatatcgGTTCAATAGGTTTGTGCCTTTTACTTCATCAGGTAAAACATACCAAAAATGTGCTTCCCTACATTACAACATACAAGACAGTCAGTCAGCACCTAATATATCAAGTGACAACCTAGAAGATACATAACAGACATAACATTTTTATTGAAAAGCAAACTGTACACATGAATACGAAGATGAAATTGTTGAATAGAACACAGCATAACAAAGAGTTACATACTAAAAAATGATGTCATACTTTTGTGCTGGAAGATGCACAGGAGACAAAGAACACGATGGTGCAGTGACGAGATTCCTTCCAAAGCAATATATGTTCATGATTAACCGTGGTTTGTTGTAACGCATTGAACTCATGTATACTCATGAACAACCATACCTAGCATATTGTATTCAAAATCAATTCCACATCACAATAGGAAATCTTGGGAAACATTGAAATACTACAAACACGACAGAATGATTACACAACCAAAACATAAAAACAAGTGATTAATTCAAGGTTCTGCAGCTACAAAATTGATTCTGAATGAATTGGTTCAGTAAATTTGATTTTGGCTAAAAGTTAGTTGAAAGTAAAATGATTTGTGTTTACTTCATGTGAAAGTGAGTCAAATGATAAAGCCAAGGCTAAATATCAATTCTAGAGCAAAAGCTACAAATTTTAACTTCATCAATTCCACAGGCAAAATCAATTCTACTCAGAGAACAACCAAataagtcaaaatcaattctaaacCTCTAGAATCAATTTTGCTTGGTCCAAAACTGGAACGCAACATACACTAAGTGCATGTTTGGTTCCCCAACTGGAGGATCCAAAATCAATTATGGTGGTGTAAAATTGTTTTGACATGTTTGGGTGATATGAGTAAAATTGTTTagttcaactcacttttaactaaaatcaattgaTTCAGAATCAATTTGAGTTGCCACAAAACTAAACACAAGCAACGACTCAATTTGCATCCATTATAGGTTTACAGAGGAAGTAAATATAAACAGGCACCACTAGAGCAGTATGATTTCATACTAACCATTATCCAAGTATTTCAATTGAAACAACTCTAACAAGACAAAATCAGAAAtccttttgcaatgaaagatgCAAATTGTTTAGTTGAGTGCAAGGATTAAAATTGGGGCAAAAAGAGTTGGTGTGACTCTCAAAAGCATGGAAATTTAAGAAAgtagtaatattttgttttggtgGCTAAGGTTTATAGAAAAATTGGAATTTGAGAAGAAATGTTTTGAATCATCAGTAACTTACCCCTTTGAGTGAAGAGGAAAGGCGGCAGCGAATAAAAGAGGCTCCGATTACGTGGTAACGGCGAATGACGGGTTGTGGTTGTAGAGATCTGGGTGGCGGAAATCTCCGTGTTTTATATCTTCACCTTTGATTTCTCACGGTGTAATCGGTAATTGAGttagataatattttagttgagttaaaaaaaacagctttattattgttaattgcTTTCTTTCTTGTTACGGTGTGCAACATTGTTATGCTATAAATAACAGACATAAACTATAATTTATATCCCTCAATTTTTATAGATTCATAAAATtcgatttttatttttccatttttatttctatctactttttttatataaaaaaatgttattttaaatattttatcttcttACTTCAACTTTTCTAAatgaaaaattttcaaaaaaaaaagcttaAAATAATAAGCTAATTTGAATAGTTTTCACAATTATTTtcaagagatttttttttttaaatgtaatttttattatgttaaaatatctATTAATAAATATCTTATTTATTGAAGATCAAAAAAcctatttttgaataaattctcataaaaattatttttagaaatataaatataaaattattttttaatctaaaaaagtTAATCTTAAATATCATCATTAATATTTCTTAAGATGtatattttaatctatttttacttgtaatttattccaaaaaaaaagtattaattaGAATTCGTTCTCAAATACTTTGGATGTCTCATGaagtttaaaagaaaaacataaatttaatacataaaaaaaattatagcgACATTCACTCTTACACTTATTTTTCAATACTACATCTTTAATGGATTGAAATTCATGTAACCTGCAATATTTTGTGAATGGTTCCCACGTAAATGATGGAATAGAAATCCAcgaattaattattaatatagtaGTATCAATTGAAACTGTAACAAAGAACATGTTTCATTCGAGACATTGATAGATAAAATACAAGACTCAAAGATTTCCAAGCAGAGTATTCTATAGACTAGCCATAATCTTTAATTACACTTACACTAGGTtcaatttgaaaatacaatgtaCTTGCAGCTAGGGGTGgaaataggtcagaccagatCAGACTTTCAAATGTTTGAGTCtgacgattaattttttagaccTAAGTTTAGTCTACGGCCGCTTATATTTCGGCctggcctgacctttttaaaagtatgATCTGACTTGGAAGcttatttaaaagccttattaatattaaattaatattaaaacatttaaatgatCTTCagataccaatatcaatgtacatatctatatatattaaacaaaaaataatttttctaacaaaaataattttaaaatttttaaaacaaacatcctttaaatcataaaacataattcttggttttaaataatagattttttttcctaaaataaACGCATctattattacctctcaaacaaatatggaaggactactgagttattgactaattgaatgactaccgaatatggaatgactactgagtgatgcctaattgatagaatttaaaataggaaataatattattaatataataataaaaaataacattaataaataattaaatatatataagccgacctgtcagacctaataggctttaaaaacaacATGAACCTAgccttttttattaaataggtcaggccatagaCCCTTGTCGGACGGCCTAGCTTATTTTCATCTCTACTCGCAGCTACATAGTTCAGACAATTGACACCTAGAAACACACTTAGAAGTGTTtagattaaacaaaaaaattaatgtccTATTCATAGGTTCAAGTGCCTCAACAGGGATCTACAATATTTCCTCTAATCATCTGCATGCATAAGGAAATGAGAATGagattatcaattttaaaatgaaaaccaTAGGCTATTACATTTAGTTCTGGATTATTTAGCTTAAGAATGAGAAATCAGTTTTGAggcaaaatatcaaattaatgttttgatgtaaataaataataagttaattaaatactctaatcataattctaaattatgtgttaatttaacatgtgttttttagTGTAATAATCCAAGTTAGGTACAAAGCAAATAAAAGAGAAATCAGTTCAAAGAAAGAGCAAAATACGATCAAGACTGAACCAAGAACGTTCATGACATAATctggaaaaccaagaacgttctccacgtTCTTGTCATTTTCAGCAAGCAAGATCTCATCAGTTTTTAATGCAAGGAAAGCTCTTGTAAATCACGAATGGACTTCCAGTACATATACTAGAAATATACAACTCTCATATGGGCAAAAGCATAACTCAAAAGGATCAAATGCACAACTCAAAGCAAAAGTGTCAAATAATCATTCTCCAATAGTGTAACATCAGTCTCTAGATTTATAAACATTCTCCAACATGTTACACATGATCTTCAgcagcaaacatctttctccataATGATTTACAACTATCTCCAAAATGATCAACAATCATTCTCCAAGTATGATGTCATCAATCCAAAATGATACGAACATTCTCCAGCTTACTGaacatcattctccaacttTGTTACATCATTCTCCAACCTTATATCATTATTTTCCAACCTGTTTTGTGCGAATCAAAATACTATATTGAACTGATCTCATCAATCATATATCTAAAGATTAAATGATCATTAAACAAGATCATAGCTGTCCAAGAATGAAGAAatccaaaccagtcaaacagaactcaaaagtgttcaaagactttaacatattttaatcataaaatctGGTCTTTGGTCAAGACTGATAAAGCACTTCCAACGGCTATGTTTTACTGTCATTAAACATACTAAAACCTATAAAAGGAAccccaagctcaaggaaaaCACGGAACTTCAAGTTCTAAGAAAATTCATCAATCACATATACTTATATACTTGAAAGCTTCTCATTTGCAAAAGAATCAGTTCTTAAATCATTCTCATATATCCAGATCGTATTACTGAGtttttttatcaagaatctattctcaaacacgagttgagCATAATCAGATTCAACCAATATCTCTAAATCACTAGTGCATAAACTCAGAACTATAAGGGTTGTTTATAGTTTTAGTATTGTTGTGAAAATtcttttatggttaaaaggtgaattgtaaaatcctctcaagattgataggtgacttgattgaatcATTTCTGGGTGGAAAAGAATTGTTGTTACAGATCAAGGTTAATTGTAACAAAAACtgtgtaaaaccaagaacgtgttatatttgaacacttagtggaaaatctcacagttgtgaggaccgGACGTAGctcgagttgggtgaaccaggatatatctttaTGTGGTATATCTTCCTTATCTCCATTTACTTTCAATCATTTtgattataaagttaaatagataaactaaaattgtgattttaactaaccaagaacattctccgttttctgtttctagaaccaagaacgttctccattttctgttttcataaccaaactcattcttgagttattttcttaagtttttaacaagaaattttaaataggtgaatttacaattcaaacccctttccttgtaaattgacattgatACTTCAATCACCACCATTCCAATATAATTTTGGCCATTGCCATTCAAATTACCTATTGAGCAATCAAGTAAAAGGGAAACTTATCCAACATTCACAACCAGAAACTTGTAATATGTCAGACCAAACGACTTTCATAGCTAAAACCTATGTagcatcaatattttatattaatgacgTGACTTGTATTAAACATGTGTCAATGTCGGACATATTAGTTACACTCAATTACTTCTatcttttcaaattattataggTGTTAACGCATGACATGTGAGTGTCGTGTCATGTATTCATGTGATTCAATAGCATAAAACATCACATAAAACACTCCCACacattattgttaaaaaaattccaATATATGATAAACCAAAATAAGCACCACATTTCAGTTTTAATGAAAACATTTGCTCACTGCATATTGGATTCACTCTTGGGAAACCAAACTTGATTATGAagagttaaaattaatttcgtTT
The genomic region above belongs to Cicer arietinum cultivar CDC Frontier isolate Library 1 chromosome 4, Cicar.CDCFrontier_v2.0, whole genome shotgun sequence and contains:
- the LOC101494039 gene encoding uncharacterized protein isoform X2 is translated as MRGEELKKSALLSRALVRTTLSRYQTNCHVDPKSWKFRKNDHGKPEVDCQYADDWSLPPLHFNISHTSSLIACGVTVGSPIGIDVEEKQRRLKNDILAFARRYFSPHELEMLTQIVDPELQRQEFIKLWTLKEAYVKALGRGFSASPFNTFTVGLRDHMKGGIHVPPHGISKEAEITVEPFGELNNLSSNWHFVLLELLGSHYAAVCVEKESTNTGKGSIPVNLTIRKTIPFVGDECVSGTDPVVVIGGLSKLLVC
- the LOC101494039 gene encoding uncharacterized protein isoform X1 encodes the protein MSSMRYNKPRLIMNIYCFGRNLVTAPSCSLSPVHLPAQKEAHFWYVLPDEVKGTNLLNRYFEILTPCEKENILRMRGEELKKSALLSRALVRTTLSRYQTNCHVDPKSWKFRKNDHGKPEVDCQYADDWSLPPLHFNISHTSSLIACGVTVGSPIGIDVEEKQRRLKNDILAFARRYFSPHELEMLTQIVDPELQRQEFIKLWTLKEAYVKALGRGFSASPFNTFTVGLRDHMKGGIHVPPHGISKEAEITVEPFGELNNLSSNWHFVLLELLGSHYAAVCVEKESTNTGKGSIPVNLTIRKTIPFVGDECVSGTDPVVVIGGLSKLLVC